The Arachis ipaensis cultivar K30076 chromosome B07, Araip1.1, whole genome shotgun sequence genome includes a window with the following:
- the LOC107605846 gene encoding probable BOI-related E3 ubiquitin-protein ligase 3: protein MISKNHWCCKAGLACKCEIPDFSLWCWRVGSGEQMRQSILRKVQETQLQSLSIIENEVLRKLHEKESEVETINKKNVELEERMEQLSAEADVWQQRARYNENMISALKFKLQQVYVHSRDSKEGCGDSEVDDTASCFNGHSIDFQLLSQEKNNMKEMMTCKACRVNEVTMLLLPCRHLCLCKNCESKLSFCPVCQSSKFIGMEVFM, encoded by the exons ATGATTAGTAAGAATCATTGGTGTTGTAAAGCTGGTTTAGCTTGTAAATGTGAGATTCCAGATTTCTCACTCTGGTGCTGGAGAGTCGGATCT GGTGAACAAATGCGGCAATCCATTCTACGGAAAGTTCAGGAAACGCAACTTCAGAGTCTATCTATCATTGAAAACGAAGTCCTTCGTAAACTCCATGAGAAAGAATCTGAGGTAGAAACCATCAATAAGAAGAACGTAGAACTTGAAGAGAGAATGGAGCAgttaagtgctgaagccgatgtCTGGCAACAACGAGCCAGATATAATGAGAATATGATTTCTGCTTTGAAATTTAAGCTTCAGCAAGTTTATGTCCATAGCAGAGACAGTAAGGAAGGATGTGGTGACAGTGAGGTAGATGATACAGCTTCATGCTTCAACGGCCATTCCATTGATTTTCAACTTCTCTCCCAAGAGAAGAACAATATGAAAGAAATGATGACTTGCAAGGCTTGCAGAGTCAATGAAGTCACCATGCTTTTATTACCTTGTAGGCATCTCTGCCTCTGTAAAAATTGCGAGAGTAAGCTCAGTTTTTGTCCTGTGTGTCAATCCTCTAAATTCATTGGCATGGAGGTGTTTATGTAA
- the LOC107607663 gene encoding uncharacterized protein LOC107607663 has translation MDFRQHYQPHKPQSFINLHTIDSDAQMSQPNSYFNPADLLHSPPLIVAGLAPADGGADLQWSYGLEKEGKRLKEHDFLENNSQVSCVDFMQLRPVSTGLGLSLDNTRFPIRVFCC, from the exons ATGGACTTCCGACAACACTACCAACCACACAAACCCCAATCTTTCAT AAATTTGCACACGATCGATTCTGATGCTCAGATGTCGCAACCCAACTCCTACTTTAACCCCGCCGATTTGCTCCACAGTCCTCCCT TAATTGTTGCTGGGCTTGCTCCGGCTGATGGCGGTGCCGATTTGCAATGGAGTTACGGTTTGGAGAAGGAGGGAAAAAGGTTAAAGGAACATGATTTTTTGGAGAACAATTCTCAGGTATCCTGTGTTGATTTCATGCAGCTTCGACCGGTTTCCACTGGGTTGGGTTTGTCACTTGACAATACACGTTTTCCTATTAGGGTTTTCTGCTGCTAA